One genomic segment of Paenibacillus xylanexedens includes these proteins:
- a CDS encoding carboxylesterase/lipase family protein codes for MRELQVQTTYGTVQGELLHDASVWKGIPYAKPPVGELRFKAPVQPESWDGIRQATQFGPENIQPRNHQPEGQTEIPNESEDSLYLNIWAPQEKRATPLPVMVWIHGGSFVTGSGSQPMYDGTQLAVRGDVIVVTINYRLGPLGFLHMAPLGDSYVSNAGLLDQVAALQWVKDNISAFGGNPDQVTVFGESAGSMSIAALMAMPAAKGLFQRAIMESGASQFMPAEQAAALREGMLKILGVDRDNLQKLNTIPVEQIIAAGDTVKQQSGAGMALFFQPVLDGQTLPQVPLQAVSEGSAQDIPVLIGTTLHEGALFIQPHVPFSKEIDMVQGVDFMTPDLENRVAIADSYPKTADGQAQVMTDMFFWRSALQYAAAQQKYAPVWMYRFDWVMPEHPLLKRAIHSIEMFFVFNTLHVLKFMNAEPDEAAAALALKVQDAWISFAKNGQPEVAGVNWPEYEQDRATLIFNHEIEIVHDPDAAKRELLGL; via the coding sequence ATGAGAGAACTTCAGGTTCAAACGACATATGGTACCGTTCAAGGCGAACTTTTGCACGATGCAAGCGTATGGAAAGGCATTCCCTATGCGAAACCTCCAGTAGGTGAGCTGCGTTTCAAGGCTCCGGTACAGCCCGAGTCATGGGATGGAATCAGACAGGCCACGCAATTTGGACCTGAGAATATACAACCACGAAATCATCAACCAGAAGGCCAGACAGAAATTCCGAATGAGTCAGAAGATAGTCTATATCTGAACATCTGGGCACCTCAGGAAAAAAGAGCAACACCACTGCCGGTCATGGTATGGATTCACGGTGGTTCCTTTGTAACAGGTTCAGGTAGCCAGCCGATGTATGATGGTACACAGTTAGCGGTTCGGGGGGACGTCATCGTTGTGACGATCAACTACCGATTAGGACCTTTGGGTTTCCTGCATATGGCTCCATTAGGTGATTCATATGTATCCAATGCAGGTCTGCTGGATCAGGTTGCGGCATTACAGTGGGTGAAGGATAATATCTCTGCTTTTGGTGGTAACCCGGATCAAGTTACGGTGTTCGGCGAATCAGCAGGCAGCATGAGTATTGCAGCACTGATGGCGATGCCAGCGGCCAAAGGACTGTTCCAACGTGCCATTATGGAGAGCGGTGCATCCCAGTTCATGCCGGCAGAGCAAGCTGCAGCGTTGCGGGAAGGGATGTTAAAGATTCTTGGGGTGGACCGGGACAACCTGCAGAAGTTAAATACAATTCCTGTAGAGCAGATTATTGCAGCCGGTGATACGGTCAAACAGCAGAGCGGGGCAGGTATGGCATTATTCTTCCAACCTGTATTGGATGGGCAGACACTACCACAGGTGCCACTTCAGGCAGTGAGCGAAGGCTCAGCGCAGGATATTCCGGTGCTGATTGGTACGACATTACATGAGGGTGCACTGTTCATCCAGCCACATGTACCTTTTTCAAAAGAAATCGATATGGTTCAGGGCGTAGACTTTATGACGCCAGATCTGGAGAACCGGGTAGCCATCGCGGATAGTTATCCAAAAACGGCAGATGGACAAGCCCAAGTCATGACCGATATGTTCTTCTGGCGTTCAGCGCTGCAATATGCTGCGGCACAGCAGAAATATGCCCCGGTGTGGATGTATCGATTTGATTGGGTGATGCCGGAACATCCCTTGTTAAAAAGAGCGATTCATAGCATCGAAATGTTCTTTGTGTTTAATACACTGCATGTCCTCAAATTCATGAATGCGGAGCCGGATGAAGCTGCGGCGGCACTTGCCCTCAAGGTACAGGATGCCTGGATTTCCTTTGCCAAGAATGGTCAACCTGAAGTTGCAGGTGTGAACTGGCCTGAATATGAGCAGGATCGTGCGACACTAATCTTCAACCATGAGATTGAGATCGTACATGATCCGGATGCAGCCAAGCGAGAGCTGTTAGGGTTATAA
- a CDS encoding metallophosphoesterase family protein, which translates to MGNEHTPEQPIVSFQVITDTHVRDEADHIHNRHLDQALADIATFSQGSSGIMHVGDVTDRGLPSEYRELQRIWKRHAESLPDIRYTVGNHDIGAVVWQDPPIVLLEMKEDEVAELLEQEADMELVTKQTAAESAALIEQLSGGTYTLSAVTSEQEGQGGGPISSGVDPITVAGLWQRRLSDFEGTTGMRGSYHDHWIDGYHYIFLGTEQPHPKDCDMSAEQLEWLDAKLSERATLDHPIFIFLHQPLMDTVAGSMKEQGWYGVNQDAELKAVLAKYPQAILFSGHTHWQLEAQHTMYDGAGKMPTMFNASSVGYLWTDQDEHLEGSEGLHVEIYKDRVVMKGRDFVAGEWIEGVEFTVRYPVKG; encoded by the coding sequence ATGGGAAATGAACATACACCGGAGCAACCTATTGTTAGCTTCCAGGTCATTACAGACACACATGTGCGAGATGAGGCAGACCATATTCATAACCGGCATCTGGACCAAGCATTAGCCGACATAGCTACATTCAGTCAGGGGAGTAGCGGGATTATGCATGTGGGCGATGTGACGGATCGGGGGCTGCCGAGCGAATATCGTGAGTTGCAACGCATATGGAAGCGACATGCGGAGAGTTTGCCAGACATCCGGTACACGGTAGGTAATCATGATATTGGAGCCGTGGTATGGCAAGATCCGCCGATCGTTTTGCTTGAGATGAAAGAGGATGAAGTAGCCGAGTTGTTGGAGCAGGAAGCAGATATGGAGCTGGTCACAAAACAAACCGCTGCTGAATCAGCTGCACTGATTGAGCAGTTATCCGGCGGAACCTATACGTTGTCTGCTGTAACTTCTGAGCAGGAGGGCCAAGGCGGGGGACCGATCTCTTCAGGAGTAGACCCCATTACAGTCGCCGGGTTATGGCAGCGTCGATTAAGTGATTTTGAAGGGACAACAGGTATGAGAGGCTCTTACCATGATCATTGGATCGATGGGTATCATTATATATTCCTGGGCACCGAGCAACCTCATCCGAAGGATTGTGATATGTCGGCCGAACAATTGGAGTGGCTGGATGCAAAATTGTCTGAGCGTGCAACACTAGATCACCCCATCTTCATTTTCTTACACCAGCCGCTTATGGATACGGTGGCAGGATCGATGAAGGAACAAGGCTGGTATGGTGTAAATCAGGATGCGGAACTCAAGGCCGTTCTAGCCAAATACCCGCAAGCGATCCTTTTCTCGGGACATACCCATTGGCAACTGGAGGCACAGCATACGATGTACGATGGTGCAGGCAAGATGCCAACGATGTTCAATGCGTCGTCTGTAGGTTATCTCTGGACGGATCAGGATGAACATCTGGAGGGCAGCGAAGGGCTTCATGTGGAGATTTATAAGGATCGAGTGGTTATGAAGGGACGGGACTTTGTAGCGGGTGAATGGATTGAGGGTGTTGAGTTTACGGTGCGTTATCCTGTAAAAGGGTAG
- a CDS encoding DMT family transporter: MTNSHAYLGWVLLALAIGLELSATILLKVSDGFSRLWPSVLMFVCYGASFTFLNFAVKYMPLAVAYAIWSGVGITLIGVVGHYYFGERLRLTSMVWIGFILIGIIGLKWSDS, from the coding sequence ATGACAAACAGTCACGCCTACTTGGGCTGGGTACTGTTGGCACTGGCCATCGGGCTGGAGCTGAGCGCTACCATTTTGCTGAAAGTATCGGATGGATTCTCGCGGTTATGGCCTTCGGTGTTGATGTTTGTTTGTTATGGAGCAAGCTTTACCTTTCTCAACTTTGCAGTGAAGTATATGCCGCTGGCTGTGGCCTATGCTATCTGGTCTGGCGTGGGCATTACGCTTATTGGCGTCGTAGGGCATTACTATTTTGGTGAACGTCTGCGGCTCACGTCGATGGTCTGGATCGGTTTTATTCTGATTGGCATTATTGGACTGAAATGGAGTGATTCTTGA
- a CDS encoding HAD family hydrolase: MQDEMYVDGLPNPVEAVLFDKDGTLLDFTGMWGFWTDCVLNDFRKQLATRGLRIDTDEFPQIWGTFHDDQGRMNGYDVRGPLAMGTMDEVYAVLTWHGYRAGLSWAESKIMVRECLARAEEEMEQHRPARPLPGVQEFLEQCRSEGVAMGVVTADDTPSAIKHLQWMGLDSFFDVVIGTDLVERGKPFPDMLLLACERLGVSVQYTVVIGDTDGDMEMARTAGAGYRMGIGEPGKIRLADRTIQSFHELLNGGLNR; this comes from the coding sequence ATGCAAGATGAGATGTATGTGGACGGATTACCAAATCCGGTTGAAGCCGTTTTGTTTGACAAGGACGGGACATTGCTTGATTTTACGGGAATGTGGGGATTCTGGACCGATTGTGTGTTGAATGACTTCAGAAAACAGTTAGCGACTAGAGGACTCCGTATCGACACAGATGAATTCCCACAGATCTGGGGTACATTCCACGATGATCAAGGCCGAATGAATGGGTATGATGTGCGGGGCCCGCTTGCGATGGGCACGATGGATGAAGTGTATGCCGTGCTGACGTGGCATGGATATCGTGCGGGTCTCAGCTGGGCGGAATCCAAGATTATGGTCCGGGAGTGTTTGGCGCGAGCGGAGGAAGAGATGGAGCAGCATCGTCCGGCACGTCCGTTACCGGGAGTTCAAGAATTCCTTGAACAGTGCCGTAGCGAAGGTGTCGCTATGGGTGTCGTGACGGCAGATGATACACCCAGTGCAATTAAACATTTACAGTGGATGGGACTGGATTCCTTTTTTGACGTGGTGATTGGTACAGATCTGGTGGAGCGGGGCAAACCTTTTCCCGATATGCTACTGCTTGCCTGTGAACGGTTGGGTGTATCCGTGCAGTATACCGTGGTCATTGGAGATACGGACGGAGACATGGAGATGGCACGAACCGCTGGTGCGGGGTACAGGATGGGCATTGGAGAACCGGGAAAAATCCGCTTGGCGGATAGAACGATTCAATCCTTCCATGAATTGCTGAATGGTGGGCTGAATCGATGA
- a CDS encoding ABC transporter substrate-binding protein, with amino-acid sequence MNWSQASMTWKKRLRLNWKGGMSLVLATSFALLTACGTQAPAESGTTAAASGTEAQAKDPVEIEFWYGLGGNLGDNMKKTIDAFNASQNEVVVKGIVQADYTETEQKLQAAIASKKVPAAVLSSNIDWARKGYYAPMDEMIAADPNFKKDDFIQTFLNQGQVDGKQYFLPMYGTTQIMYYRMDTFKENGIDPATLTTWEKLAEAAAKMSKQENGKTTFYGWEPMWGRDNMIDAVLGKGGQILSDDGKTVMIDSPEWIETWDLFRKWINEDKIMGIHYGGQGWEYWYKTIDDVMKNKAAGYTGSSGDQGDLDFSVVAAMQQPGWEGIGEGKPVASAISAGIPSAATPEQQQAAYKWLTYFSETSNTASWSMNTGYIAVRQSAQQDPEFMKFSEENPQITVPLQQAAHASAPFQDPTGGKINDALKDAADQVQINNMPAEQALKEAKEKAQKELDRVTK; translated from the coding sequence ATGAACTGGAGTCAGGCAAGCATGACATGGAAAAAGAGATTGAGGTTGAACTGGAAGGGTGGCATGTCGCTGGTACTCGCGACCAGCTTTGCTCTACTGACGGCTTGTGGAACACAAGCACCCGCAGAATCAGGCACGACGGCTGCCGCCAGTGGAACCGAAGCTCAGGCGAAAGATCCGGTGGAGATTGAGTTCTGGTATGGTCTGGGTGGTAATCTGGGCGATAACATGAAAAAGACGATTGATGCGTTCAACGCCTCACAGAACGAAGTCGTTGTAAAAGGGATTGTACAAGCAGATTACACGGAAACGGAACAGAAGCTGCAAGCAGCAATTGCTTCCAAGAAGGTTCCAGCCGCTGTACTCAGCTCCAATATAGACTGGGCACGTAAAGGATATTATGCACCTATGGATGAGATGATTGCCGCTGATCCGAATTTTAAGAAAGACGATTTCATTCAGACATTCCTGAACCAGGGACAGGTGGATGGAAAGCAATACTTTTTGCCAATGTACGGTACAACTCAGATCATGTACTACCGTATGGATACGTTCAAGGAGAACGGAATCGACCCAGCAACTCTGACGACATGGGAGAAGCTGGCTGAGGCGGCTGCGAAGATGAGCAAACAAGAAAATGGCAAGACCACCTTCTACGGTTGGGAACCGATGTGGGGTAGAGACAATATGATTGATGCCGTGCTGGGTAAAGGCGGACAGATTCTTAGCGACGATGGCAAAACCGTTATGATCGACTCTCCGGAATGGATCGAGACATGGGACTTGTTCCGTAAATGGATTAACGAAGACAAGATTATGGGCATTCATTATGGAGGTCAGGGCTGGGAGTACTGGTACAAAACGATTGATGATGTGATGAAAAATAAAGCAGCAGGTTACACCGGATCTAGTGGTGACCAAGGCGACTTGGACTTTAGCGTAGTCGCTGCAATGCAACAACCAGGCTGGGAAGGTATTGGTGAAGGAAAACCGGTAGCAAGTGCCATATCGGCAGGTATTCCGTCAGCTGCAACGCCTGAACAACAACAGGCAGCATACAAATGGCTTACGTATTTCTCTGAAACTTCGAACACAGCTTCATGGTCCATGAACACTGGATATATTGCAGTACGTCAATCGGCTCAACAAGATCCAGAGTTTATGAAATTCAGTGAGGAAAATCCACAGATCACTGTACCACTGCAACAGGCAGCTCACGCTTCGGCTCCATTCCAGGATCCAACAGGTGGCAAGATCAATGATGCTTTGAAAGATGCAGCTGATCAGGTACAGATCAATAATATGCCAGCGGAACAAGCGCTGAAGGAAGCGAAAGAGAAGGCGCAGAAGGAACTGGATCGGGTAACGAAGTAA